One window of the Candidatus Chryseobacterium colombiense genome contains the following:
- a CDS encoding arginine deiminase-related protein: MQTTDTVLMIEPIAFGYNAETAKNNYFQVEQTGSDIQSKALTEFNTFVGKLRSKGINIITIKDTLDPHTPDSIFPNNWVSFHKDGKVVLYPMFASNRRVERRDDIIESIQDQGFKVTEIDDWSFPETQGHFLEGTGSMIFDHDNKIAYGSVSLRLDENLFREFCQKYGFTPVVFHSYQTVGEERLPIYHTNVMMCVADQFVVICLDCIDDKAERDKVVETIKNSRKEIIEISEAQMQQFAGNMLQVQNKDGEKFLVMSQTAYLSLHSDQVSAIEKYCEIIYSDLNTIEVNGGGSARCMLAEVFLPKK, from the coding sequence ATGCAGACAACAGATACAGTATTAATGATAGAACCGATTGCATTCGGTTATAATGCAGAAACGGCAAAAAACAATTATTTTCAGGTTGAGCAGACTGGTTCTGATATTCAGTCCAAAGCATTAACTGAATTCAATACTTTTGTCGGAAAACTAAGATCTAAAGGAATTAATATTATTACCATAAAAGACACATTAGATCCTCATACTCCGGATTCTATTTTCCCTAATAACTGGGTGAGTTTCCATAAAGACGGGAAAGTGGTTTTATATCCGATGTTCGCTTCAAACAGAAGAGTCGAGAGAAGAGACGATATTATTGAGAGTATTCAGGATCAGGGATTTAAAGTGACTGAAATTGACGATTGGTCATTCCCGGAAACTCAGGGGCATTTTCTGGAAGGAACAGGAAGCATGATTTTCGATCACGATAATAAAATTGCTTATGGTTCAGTTTCTTTAAGACTGGATGAGAATTTATTCAGAGAATTTTGTCAAAAATATGGCTTTACACCTGTTGTTTTCCATTCATATCAAACGGTTGGAGAAGAAAGACTTCCAATTTATCATACCAATGTTATGATGTGTGTGGCAGATCAATTTGTTGTCATTTGTTTAGATTGTATCGATGACAAGGCAGAAAGAGATAAGGTCGTCGAAACGATTAAAAATTCGAGAAAAGAAATCATTGAAATTTCTGAAGCACAAATGCAGCAATTTGCAGGAAACATGCTTCAGGTTCAAAATAAAGACGGTGAAAAATTTTTGGTAATGAGTCAGACTGCCTATCTGTCTTTACACTCAGATCAGGTTTCTGCAATAGAAAAATATTGTGAAATTATTTATTCAGATCTAAATACGATCGAGGTAAACGGAGGTGGTAGCGCACGTTGTATGCTTGCTGAAGTTTTCTTACCAAAAAAATAA
- the eno gene encoding phosphopyruvate hydratase: protein MSYISYIEARQILDSRGNPTVEVDVFTESGAMGRAAVPSGASTGEHEAVELRDGGSEWMGKGVSKAVENVREVIAPELVGLPVFDQNLIDQIMIDLDGTKNKGNLGANAILGVSLAAAKAAATELRLPLYKYVGGVNANTLPVPMMNVINGGSHSDAPIAFQEFMVMPVKADSFSHALRKGTEIFHNLKSILHSRGLSTAVGDEGGFAPTFTGTEDALDTLLQAIEKAGYKPGDDVMIALDCAASEFYKDGVYDYRKFQTPDAAQFTSSEQVSYLAELANKYPIISIEDGMQENDWEGWKMLTEKIGDRVQLVGDDLFVTNVERLSRGVKEGIANSILVKVNQIGSLSETMAAVQMAQHNKFTSVMSHRSGETEDSTIADLAVAMNCGQIKTGSASRSDRMAKYNQLLRIEEALGETAVFPGLDAFKIKR from the coding sequence ATGAGTTACATTTCTTACATAGAAGCGAGACAAATTTTGGATTCAAGAGGGAATCCTACAGTTGAAGTAGATGTATTTACAGAAAGTGGTGCGATGGGTCGTGCTGCGGTACCTTCCGGAGCATCTACCGGAGAACATGAAGCAGTTGAATTGCGTGATGGTGGTTCAGAATGGATGGGGAAAGGGGTCTCTAAAGCTGTAGAAAATGTAAGAGAAGTAATTGCTCCCGAATTGGTAGGTCTTCCGGTTTTTGATCAGAACCTTATCGATCAGATCATGATTGATCTTGATGGAACTAAAAATAAAGGAAACTTAGGGGCTAATGCCATTTTAGGAGTTTCTTTGGCTGCTGCAAAAGCTGCTGCAACAGAATTAAGATTACCATTATACAAATATGTAGGAGGAGTAAATGCAAATACACTTCCGGTTCCAATGATGAATGTAATCAACGGTGGTTCTCACTCAGATGCTCCGATTGCTTTCCAGGAATTTATGGTAATGCCGGTAAAAGCAGATTCTTTCTCTCATGCTTTGAGAAAAGGAACTGAGATCTTCCATAACCTTAAATCAATTCTTCACTCAAGAGGTTTATCTACTGCAGTAGGCGATGAAGGTGGTTTTGCTCCTACATTTACAGGAACTGAAGATGCTTTGGATACTTTGCTTCAGGCTATTGAAAAAGCAGGTTACAAGCCGGGTGATGATGTGATGATTGCTTTAGATTGTGCTGCTTCAGAATTCTACAAAGACGGAGTATATGATTACAGAAAATTCCAGACTCCGGATGCAGCTCAGTTTACAAGCAGCGAGCAGGTTTCTTACTTAGCTGAATTGGCCAACAAATATCCGATCATTTCTATCGAAGACGGAATGCAGGAAAATGACTGGGAAGGATGGAAAATGCTAACTGAAAAAATCGGAGATAGAGTACAGCTTGTAGGTGACGATTTATTTGTAACAAATGTAGAAAGATTATCAAGAGGAGTAAAAGAAGGAATTGCCAACTCAATCCTTGTAAAAGTAAATCAAATTGGTTCTCTTTCTGAAACAATGGCAGCAGTACAGATGGCTCAACATAACAAGTTCACATCGGTAATGTCTCACAGATCTGGGGAAACTGAGGACTCTACAATTGCTGATCTGGCAGTAGCAATGAACTGCGGACAAATCAAGACCGGTTCTGCTTCAAGATCGGATAGAATGGCAAAATATAACCAATTATTAAGAATTGAAGAAGCTTTAGGTGAAACTGCAGTTTTCCCTGGATTGGATGCTTTTAAAATCAAAAGATAA
- a CDS encoding citrate synthase, with product MSDNKVILNYDGNSYEYPIVDSTIGDRGIDISKLRDQTGLITLDLGYKNTGATLSDITYLDGDKGELFYRGYPIEQVAEKSNFTEVMYLLLHGELPTQNQFSAFDNNIKKYNFVAEEMKKIIDAFPRSAHPMGVLSSLTSALTAFNPKAVNVNSKEEMDHAAELMIAKFSHLCAWTYRKTLGLPLNHGDNSLNYVENFYKMAFRMPNQEFEIDPVVVGALDKLLILHADHEQNCSTSTVRMVGSAHTGLFASISAGVSALWGPLHGGANQAVIEMLELIEKDGGDVNKWVAKAKDKNDSFRLMGFGHRVYKNFDPRAKIIKKAADDILNALGIQDKALDIAMQLEKVALEDDYFVERKLYPNVDFYSGIIYRALGIPTEMFTVMFALGRLPGWISQWKEMRLKGDPIGRPRQVYQGAQQRDYINIANR from the coding sequence ATGTCAGACAACAAAGTAATATTGAATTACGACGGTAATTCATATGAATATCCAATCGTAGATAGTACGATCGGGGACAGAGGAATAGATATTTCAAAATTAAGAGACCAAACAGGTCTTATCACACTAGACTTAGGATACAAGAATACAGGAGCAACACTTAGTGATATCACTTACCTTGACGGAGACAAAGGTGAATTGTTCTACAGAGGATATCCTATTGAACAGGTTGCTGAGAAATCAAATTTCACGGAAGTAATGTATTTGTTATTACACGGTGAATTACCAACTCAAAACCAGTTCAGCGCATTCGACAACAACATCAAAAAATATAACTTCGTAGCAGAGGAGATGAAAAAAATCATCGATGCTTTCCCTCGTTCTGCTCACCCAATGGGAGTTTTATCTTCTTTAACATCTGCTTTGACGGCTTTCAATCCTAAGGCGGTGAATGTAAATTCAAAAGAAGAAATGGATCATGCTGCGGAATTAATGATTGCTAAATTCTCTCACCTTTGTGCTTGGACTTACAGAAAAACTCTTGGTCTTCCACTTAACCACGGTGATAACAGCTTAAATTACGTAGAGAACTTCTACAAAATGGCATTCAGAATGCCAAACCAGGAATTTGAAATCGATCCGGTAGTAGTTGGGGCTTTAGATAAACTATTAATACTTCACGCAGACCACGAACAAAACTGTTCTACATCTACTGTAAGAATGGTAGGTTCTGCTCATACAGGTCTTTTCGCTTCTATTTCTGCAGGGGTTTCTGCACTTTGGGGGCCACTTCATGGTGGTGCAAACCAAGCAGTTATCGAAATGCTTGAATTGATCGAAAAAGATGGAGGAGATGTTAACAAATGGGTTGCTAAAGCAAAAGATAAAAATGACAGCTTCCGTTTGATGGGATTCGGACACAGAGTATACAAAAACTTCGATCCAAGAGCAAAAATTATCAAAAAAGCTGCTGACGATATCCTTAACGCATTAGGAATTCAGGATAAAGCTCTTGATATTGCAATGCAGTTAGAAAAAGTAGCTCTTGAAGACGATTATTTCGTAGAAAGAAAACTATATCCAAACGTAGATTTCTACTCTGGAATTATTTATAGAGCGTTAGGAATTCCTACAGAAATGTTTACTGTAATGTTTGCATTAGGTAGACTTCCGGGATGGATTTCTCAATGGAAAGAAATGAGATTGAAAGGAGATCCGATCGGAAGACCAAGACAGGTTTATCAAGGAGCTCAACAAAGAGATTATATCAATATCGCAAACAGATAA
- a CDS encoding arginine deiminase family protein — MRLNIKNETGRLKSVVLGQPNSMGAVPTLEESYDAKSYYTIEHNMYPKEADIINEMNAFEAVLKKYDVEVLRPEIIKDYNQVFARDVAFVIDDKMIISNVIADRADEQGAYKKVFEKVAWRKIINLPETAHIEGGDVIVWDDFLFIGTCFSEDYRSYKTARTNEYAIEILKEYFPKKRIIDLELKKNDKIPYEGILHLDCTFNPVGKDKCIIYKDGFVDESDYNLIIDIFGEENCFHVTPEEMFEMCPNIFSISPEIVVSDKAFTRMNNHLRNEWGMTVEEIPYREISKMGGLLRCSTMPLIRE; from the coding sequence ATGAGACTAAATATAAAAAATGAAACGGGTAGGCTGAAATCTGTGGTTTTAGGACAGCCCAATTCAATGGGTGCTGTTCCAACGCTGGAAGAAAGCTATGATGCTAAATCTTATTATACGATAGAACATAATATGTATCCGAAGGAAGCTGACATTATTAATGAAATGAATGCTTTTGAAGCGGTTCTCAAAAAATATGATGTGGAAGTTCTGCGTCCGGAAATTATAAAAGATTATAATCAGGTTTTTGCCAGAGATGTTGCGTTTGTGATTGATGATAAAATGATTATTTCAAATGTAATTGCAGACAGAGCAGATGAGCAGGGAGCTTATAAAAAAGTTTTCGAAAAAGTGGCTTGGCGTAAAATTATCAATCTTCCGGAAACAGCACATATTGAAGGAGGTGATGTTATTGTCTGGGATGACTTTCTTTTTATAGGAACGTGCTTCAGTGAAGATTACAGAAGCTATAAGACGGCAAGAACCAACGAATATGCTATTGAAATTCTAAAAGAATATTTTCCTAAAAAAAGAATTATCGATCTGGAATTAAAGAAAAATGACAAGATTCCGTATGAAGGGATCTTACATTTGGATTGTACTTTCAATCCTGTTGGCAAAGATAAATGCATCATTTACAAAGATGGTTTTGTGGACGAAAGTGATTATAATTTAATTATCGATATTTTTGGAGAAGAAAACTGTTTTCATGTAACACCTGAGGAAATGTTTGAAATGTGTCCTAATATTTTCTCTATCTCACCGGAGATTGTTGTTTCGGACAAAGCATTCACAAGAATGAATAATCATCTGAGAAATGAATGGGGCATGACCGTTGAAGAAATTCCATATAGAGAAATTTCTAAAATGGGAGGTTTGTTGAGATGTTCGACAATGCCATTAATTAGAGAATAA
- a CDS encoding histidine kinase: MKELPEEIKATYILAVLIMMFFVGFIIFVVLIYNRKQLLYLKEKQLKESEHQNQLLQKELEKQKSIEKERERISHDMHDDLGAGISALKLQAEFLKQRAEDDDLKSDINELLKTSEEMNISMREMLWSLNSGNDTLGSFVDYSKMYAHNFLKKTKIRLTTESENVVSETVIPTEQRRNLFLCLKEALNNAYKHSQSNQLKLSFIQNDKEFMMKISDNGIGIDHEKPEGNGLRNMKRRMQEQNGHCEVATENGTHLFFRIDL, from the coding sequence ATGAAAGAACTTCCCGAAGAAATTAAAGCAACTTATATTCTTGCAGTACTCATAATGATGTTCTTTGTAGGCTTTATTATTTTTGTTGTTTTAATTTACAATAGAAAGCAGCTTCTTTACTTAAAAGAAAAACAGCTTAAAGAATCCGAACACCAAAACCAGCTCCTTCAAAAAGAACTCGAAAAACAAAAATCAATAGAAAAAGAACGGGAAAGAATTTCACATGATATGCATGATGATCTGGGTGCCGGAATTTCAGCATTAAAACTTCAGGCAGAATTTTTAAAACAACGAGCAGAAGATGACGACTTAAAAAGTGATATTAATGAACTTTTAAAAACCTCCGAAGAAATGAATATTTCTATGCGGGAAATGCTTTGGAGTTTGAACTCCGGAAATGATACTTTAGGAAGTTTCGTTGACTACTCAAAAATGTATGCTCATAACTTTCTTAAGAAAACAAAAATTCGGCTTACTACAGAAAGTGAAAATGTAGTTTCTGAAACAGTGATTCCTACAGAGCAGAGAAGAAATTTATTTTTATGCTTAAAAGAGGCTTTGAATAATGCATATAAACACAGTCAATCTAACCAACTAAAACTTTCATTTATTCAAAACGACAAAGAATTTATGATGAAAATCTCCGACAATGGAATCGGAATCGATCATGAAAAACCTGAAGGAAACGGACTTCGGAATATGAAGCGAAGAATGCAGGAACAAAATGGACATTGTGAAGTTGCCACAGAAAACGGAACACATTTGTTTTTCAGGATAGATTTATAA